Proteins from one Mycobacterium sp. HUMS_12744610 genomic window:
- the mtrA gene encoding two-component system response regulator MtrA, translating to METMRQRILVVDDDASLAEMLTIVLRGEGFDTAVIGDGTQALTAVRELRPDLVLLDLMLPGMNGIDVCRVLRADSGIPIVMLTAKTDTVDVVLGLESGADDYIMKPFKPKELVARVRARLRRNDDEPAEMLSIADVEIDVPAHKVTRNGEQISLTPLEFDLLVALARKPRQVFTRDVLLEQVWGYRHPADTRLVNVHVQRLRAKVEKDPENPTVVLTVRGVGYKAGPP from the coding sequence ATGGAGACCATGAGGCAAAGGATTCTCGTCGTCGATGACGACGCTTCGCTGGCCGAGATGCTCACCATCGTGCTGCGCGGGGAGGGCTTCGACACCGCGGTCATCGGCGACGGTACCCAGGCCCTGACCGCGGTGCGCGAGCTGCGGCCCGACCTGGTGCTGCTGGACCTGATGCTGCCCGGCATGAACGGCATCGACGTGTGCCGGGTGCTGCGCGCCGACTCCGGCATCCCCATCGTGATGCTGACCGCCAAGACCGACACCGTGGACGTGGTGCTGGGCCTGGAGTCCGGCGCCGACGACTACATCATGAAGCCCTTCAAGCCCAAGGAGCTGGTCGCGCGGGTGCGCGCCCGGTTGCGCCGCAACGACGACGAGCCGGCCGAGATGCTGTCTATCGCCGACGTCGAGATCGACGTGCCGGCGCACAAGGTCACCCGCAACGGCGAGCAGATCTCCCTGACCCCGCTGGAGTTCGACCTGCTGGTCGCGCTGGCACGTAAACCGCGTCAGGTGTTTACTCGTGATGTGCTGCTCGAACAGGTGTGGGGATACCGGCACCCGGCGGACACCCGCCTGGTTAACGTGCACGTCCAGCGCCTGCGGGCCAAGGTCGAGAAGGACCCTGAGAACCCGACCGTGGTGTTGACCGTTCGAGGAGTGGGGTACAAGGCCGGACCCCCGTGA
- the mtrB gene encoding MtrAB system histidine kinase MtrB has translation MIFGSRRRTRSRWGRSGPLPRGMGAVSRAVAVAWRRSLQLRVVALTLGLSLGVILALGFVLTSQLTNRVLDVKVRAGIEQIERARTTVGGIVSGEETRSLDSSLQLARNTLTSKTDPASGAGLAGAFDAVLMVPGDGPRAATTAGPVDQVPNALRGFVKAGQAAYQYATVHTDGFSGPALVIGSPASSQVANLELYLIFPLKNEQATITLVRGTMITGGAVLLVLLAGIALLVSRQVVVPVRSASRIAERFAEGHLSERMPVRGEDDMARLAMSFNDMAESLSRQITQLEEFGNLQRRFTSDVSHELRTPLTTVRMAADLIYDHSADLDPTLARSTELMVSELDRFETLLNDLLEISRHDAGVAELSVEAVDLRATVRSALSNVGHLAEDAGIELQVDLPAHEVIAEVDTRRVERILRNLIANAIDHAEHKPVEIRMGADEDTVAVTVRDHGVGLRPGEEKLVFSRFWRADPSRVRRSGGTGLGLAISIEDARLHQGRLEAWGEPGEGSCFRLTLPLVRGHKVTTSPLPMKPVPQANSQPIPQAADTGPQHRKDRQRQREPAERSG, from the coding sequence GTGATCTTCGGCTCACGCCGACGCACTCGTAGTCGCTGGGGCCGCTCGGGTCCCCTGCCTCGCGGCATGGGCGCGGTCAGTCGCGCCGTGGCCGTCGCCTGGCGCCGATCGCTGCAGCTGCGCGTGGTGGCGTTGACTCTAGGGCTGTCGCTCGGAGTGATCCTGGCGCTCGGCTTCGTGCTGACCAGCCAGCTCACCAATCGCGTGCTCGACGTTAAGGTCCGAGCCGGCATCGAGCAGATCGAGCGGGCGCGTACGACGGTCGGCGGCATCGTCAGCGGCGAGGAGACGCGCTCGCTGGACAGCAGCCTGCAGCTGGCCCGCAACACGCTGACCTCCAAGACCGACCCGGCCTCGGGCGCAGGGCTGGCCGGCGCGTTCGACGCGGTGCTCATGGTGCCGGGCGACGGCCCCCGCGCCGCCACCACGGCCGGACCCGTCGACCAGGTGCCCAACGCGCTGCGGGGTTTCGTCAAGGCGGGGCAGGCGGCCTATCAGTACGCCACCGTGCACACCGACGGCTTCTCGGGGCCCGCGCTGGTCATCGGCTCGCCGGCGTCATCGCAGGTGGCCAACCTGGAGCTCTACCTGATCTTCCCGCTGAAGAACGAGCAGGCCACGATCACGCTGGTGCGCGGCACGATGATCACCGGGGGTGCGGTGCTGCTGGTGCTGCTCGCCGGGATCGCCCTGCTGGTGTCCCGCCAGGTGGTGGTGCCGGTGCGGTCGGCGTCGCGGATCGCCGAGCGGTTCGCCGAGGGTCACCTGTCCGAGCGGATGCCGGTGCGCGGCGAGGACGACATGGCGCGGCTGGCGATGTCGTTCAACGACATGGCCGAGAGCTTGTCGCGGCAGATCACCCAGCTCGAGGAGTTCGGCAACCTGCAGCGCCGGTTCACCTCCGACGTCAGCCACGAACTGCGCACCCCGCTGACCACGGTGCGCATGGCCGCCGACCTGATCTACGACCACAGCGCCGATCTCGACCCCACGCTGGCGCGTTCCACCGAGCTGATGGTCAGCGAGCTGGACCGGTTCGAGACGCTGCTCAACGACCTGCTGGAGATCTCCCGGCACGACGCCGGTGTAGCCGAGCTGTCCGTGGAGGCGGTGGATCTGCGCGCCACCGTGCGCAGCGCGCTGAGCAACGTGGGTCACCTGGCCGAGGACGCCGGCATCGAGCTGCAGGTGGACCTGCCCGCCCACGAGGTGATCGCCGAGGTGGACACCCGCCGGGTGGAGCGCATCCTGCGCAACCTGATCGCCAACGCCATCGACCACGCCGAGCACAAGCCGGTGGAGATCCGGATGGGCGCCGACGAGGACACCGTCGCCGTCACCGTGCGCGACCACGGGGTCGGGCTGCGCCCCGGCGAGGAGAAGCTGGTGTTCAGCCGGTTCTGGCGCGCCGACCCGTCGCGGGTGCGGCGCTCCGGAGGCACCGGGCTGGGCCTGGCGATCAGCATCGAGGACGCGCGCCTGCACCAGGGCCGGCTGGAGGCCTGGGGCGAGCCCGGCGAGGGCTCCTGCTTCCGGCTGACGCTGCCGCTGGTGCGCGGCCACAAGGTGACCACCAGCCCACTGCCCATGAAGCCTGTCCCGCAAGCGAATTCGCAGCCGATTCCGCAGGCCGCCGACACCGGCCCGCAACACCGCAAGGACCGCCAGCGCCAGCGCGAGCCCGCCGAGAGGAGCGGGTAG